CCAGGACGTCGACCAGTCGTTGCAGACCCTGCTCAGCGCAGACACCCCTGATGATCAGCGGGTTGAGTTGGTCGCGGGCGGCCAGTCCGGTAGTTACCCTCGCTATCAGTGTGTGGCTAAAGAGCGAGCGAGACAGGCCCTGGCTTATTTCTCGGCCTATGGCTCGGCTGATCCCGATCTGGCCTGGGAAGTGGAAGGTTAACTGGACAATAAGGACGTTGACCTTGGCAGGTACAAGCAGCCACCTATTCGATGAAGCACGCTTCCCCTTCGGGGGCCGTGCGGAGGTCATATTTTCCTTCGAGGAAAACTTCTTTTACGTGCAGTTTATGAGGCCCATGGCGGCGCCTCGGTGAGATGGAATGGATACCTCGACAGCACAGTTTCACAAGATCATTTTCAAGCTCACCGTCGACGCCGACGGTTATCCACCGGTGGAGTATGAGTCGATGTGGGGCATTCAACGGGGGGCAGATGTCTACCAGTTGGATAACACGCCCTACTATCTCTATGGCGTGAGCAAGGGGGACTGGGTGCTGACTCGCGCTGAGGCCCATGAGCGGATCGCTACCGGCGTGGTGCGGCAATCCGGCCACTCGACGCTGCGGGTTTTTGCCGAGCGCGAGTCAGAGCGCTCGGGGATTGTGCAGCACCTGCGCAGCCTCGGCGCCAGCTGTACGGTTACCCGGGGCCTGTCGCTGTTCACTGTGGATATCGTGCCCGAGGTCAGTTTTTGCGCAATCGACCAATACCTGGCCTCCATCACCGACGACCAACATGTCGCCTATGAAGATGCCTGTTTACAGCACGAGGCCATCGAGCCTGCGCGCCTGAGCGAGTGCTCTTCACTGGCCTCACTTGAGTGCGTCACCTGGAGGGATCACTAGGTGCTGTGCTGGCACCTGAGCTGAGAGACGATCCGGCCATCGAACAGGCGCGTTCGAGATGTGTTTATCGATCAGTTGACCCCGCTACGCGGCTGGGCCGGTTCGGCTCATTTCACCCTTTGTAGAAACAGCAATCGCACGGAAATGGGTTATGGATGATGAACACCAGGAAATATCGATTCGGGTTGTTGCGGGGCAGAACAGCCGTGGCCCGGTCTATGAGCCGCTGCATGTCCGGCGCATTGATGAGGACAGTTACGAGATTCTCTATTCACCAGGGCTGGCGCTGAACCTGGCCAAGGGCGACATCATCTCGATCAAGGATCCGCAGGCCCCCGCCGTGGTGCTCAAGCGTGGCGGCAACTTCTGCATCCATATCTATTCGGATCACATCCCTGAAGAACACATCATGGCCCTGGCGGCGGATGTGGCGAGCGAATTGGGTGGCATGCTCGACGGGCGCTACAAGGGCAATCTGACATTGTCGGTGCCGGCGCGAAACGGCATGGACAACATCGCCCTGTTCTTCAACCGCTTTCGCGAGACCACGGGCAGCGAGTGGTACTACGCCAACATCTATAAAAACCTCGATGACACCGATGACGAGACCTTGCTCGATTGGTGGCTGGCCCTATGAACGAAAGACAGCAGCTTATCTGTGAACGCTACGACCTTGCTCCCCAGGCCCCGGAGCCGATGATTGCGCTGGCCATAGGCTCGCTTGCGCAATCGCCCATCTATGGCACCCGGGTCGAGTTGCCGGAAAACGGCACGGTCAGTTGGTTTATCCACTGCGGCGAACATTCCACTGCGGTGGATTTCTACCAGCCTCTGTGCACCGAGCATTTGCTCGAGCTGTTGCCGGAGGTTATCGATTACCTTTACCTGCCGAGCGGGACGCGTTTCATCATCGACCGCGCCGGCTATGAAGATGTCTGGCGGGACTCGGAATGATATCAAGCCGCTTTTGAAGGCAAGCAGTCAGCTGCCCTGTTCTTCAGGCGACGCGACACTTTCCAGGCGGTAGCCATAGCCGTAGATCGTCAACAGTTGCCAGCCGCGATCCGCGGTCAGCCCGAGTTTGTTGCGCAAGCGGTAGATGTGGGTATCCAGGGGCCGTGAGGAAACGATTTCCTCATGGGTCCAGAACCGTTCGTACAGGTATTCCCGGGACAGCGGCCGGCCCAGGTTGGCGAACAGGCAGCGAGCCAGGCGGTACTCGCGCTCGGTAAGGCTGATGGGAGCGCCGGCGCGGGTGACGGTCAGTTCCGCATCATCGAAGCTCAGGTCGTTGAAACTCTGCACTTCTTCGCTGTGGTTGCGCTGCAAGCCATGGCGGCGCAGTACCGCGTTGACCCGTGCCTTGAGTTCGTTGGGGCGAAACGGCTTGCTCAGGTAGTCGTCGGCACCGGTGTTCAGGGCCTGGACGATATCGCTCTCGGCATCGCGGCTGGTGAGCATGATGGCCGCGGGCGGCGAATCCATGTGTTCCCGGGTCCAGCGCAACAGGGACAGGCCGCTGAGGTCCGGCACTTGCCAGTCGAGGATCAGCAGGTCGAAGGTTTCCCGGCGCAACTGGCGCAGCAGGTCTTCTCCGCGCTCGAAGCTGTGCAAGGTCCAGGGCTGTTCGCCGGGGCCGGGAATCTCTCGCAGTGTCTGTTCCACCCGCGCCAGTTCCGCAGGTTCGTCATCCAGTATCGCGACACGCATGCGAGGCAGTTCCTTATGGTTCCAAGAGCGCCCGAGGCCGTGGCTGCCGGGCTCGGACTGAGGGGAAGTTTAGGCACCTGGCCTGAATCTGAACAATTGTGGCGAATTGCTCTTGAGCCCCGGGTCCCTCGGTACGCTGATATCAAATAGCCGGTAAGGCGCCCGGAGCACGGGCCGTCGGGCTATTGAGCAGCACGATACCGGCTCGTACAAACAAGGAAAAGAACCATGGGGAACCTGCTCAGGAAAGGCCAGGTCGCGCTTGTCAGAATATTCAGCGGCGATGATCCGGTGCGTCTTCTCAGTTTGATGCTGGCGGCTTATCTGGGAATCAGTGCCTGTACCGTGCCAGCGTCCACAGCGGGCTGCTGTCAGCCCTCCGGCATCGGGCAATACCCGGCGTCTGCCCTGCCCGCTGGCAGTGACTCCAACCTGACCCTGGACGCCGAGTCCGTGATCGGTCGGACAGCGCTACCCACGAACCTGCAGCCACCGGCCCCGCGCTGGGTGTTCTAGAGGCCGAGGCAATGATTCTGAACAAATATTGCAAATCCGTCGCAGCTTTGCGGCCAGCGTTACATTGCTTCCCGCTGAGTGGCACACGGGGGCACCTGGAAGTGCTCCGACACAGGGAGTGTCAACCGCCAGGCTGGCGGGACAACGCGCGCTCGCGTGCGTCGTTGAAGGGGAATACAGGGAGTGCCTCCTCAGGACTTTGGGCCGGGCGACCTGTCGCTCCGGTTCCGACACAGGGACGTGTCACTTTCTTCTCGCCCTGTCCTGTTTCCGCCCTCGCCCGACCGGGTTCCTGTCTTTGGGCGACATCCCGCAGCGTTCGGCTTTCTGCCAACGATCTGCCTCAGGTATGGTGCGTAGGATTTCGCCGCGGTTTTCCCAAAGGCTCTAAGCACATCCATGAATGACCTCTGCCCTTTTCCGTCCACCGGCCGGCCTCAGGTCGCGCGTGTCGCCCTGCTGTTGGCCGGGTTGATTCTGCCGTTGTGTGCGGCACAGGCGGCTGCGCCACGGCTGCCCTATATCGATGACAACCAGCAGTGCCGTGGCCAGCCCCTGCCGGCGACGGTGGAACACCTGACCGGCGAAGCCTGGAAACTGGACGCCAAGGGACGCGAGGTGCTCCTGCAGGAAGGCATGAGCATCGATGAGAAGGAAGGGGTCAGGACCTCGCCGTCGGCCTTCGTCAGCCTGTCCCTGGGAGACGGTTCGCGGGTGGTGCTGCCTTCCAGTTCCCAGGTCACCCTGCAACTCAATAACCAGTACGCCATCCCTCAGGTTGTGCTGGAGCAGGGCCAGATCGAGTCCTACGTGATCAAGCGCACCAGTGATCACGACCGTTTCCAGATCGTTACGCCGGTGGGCGTGCTGGGGGTTCGCGGTACTCACTTCCGGGTACGCAATGACGATCAGCAATCCCTGGTGGAGGTGCTCAATGGCCAGGTGGCGGTGAATCGCGAAGAGGACGCGCCGCAGCCGGCACCGCGGCGTACGCGTCAGCGCCCTGTGGATAAACCGGCAGGCCCGGTGCCGGGTGAAGTCCAGGTCATGGCGCGCCAGGGGCTGCGGATCCAGAAACAGGGCGAGCTCAAGCCGGTGGAACTGCTGGCCGCGCCGAGGCTGCTGGGGCAGGCCGGACAGACCGGTGCCCTGCCCGTCTGGCAACTGATCCTGCAACCTTTGCCCGGGGCCAGCCGCTACCGGGCCCAGGTCGCCACCGACAAGGACTTCCTGAACATCAAGCAGGAGCAGTTCTCCAGCACCCCGCAGGTCAACTTCACCGGCTTGCAGGCATTTTTTTATCACGTGCGTCTTTCGGCGTTCGATGAGCACGGCCTGGAAGGCGAAACCGGGGTCTATGACATCTTTTATTACCCCAGGACCACCCGTGTTGAATAACGCCCCGGTGGGCCGTCCAT
The DNA window shown above is from Pseudomonas protegens CHA0 and carries:
- a CDS encoding Imm1 family immunity protein is translated as MLKKIVEDEYAGNRCHTHEWLNPDSMQVLSAFNRLDGKAFSSTVFFFSDQTLMHIGGGAADQYVVFIAQDVDQSLQTLLSADTPDDQRVELVAGGQSGSYPRYQCVAKERARQALAYFSAYGSADPDLAWEVEG
- a CDS encoding DUF4265 domain-containing protein is translated as MDTSTAQFHKIIFKLTVDADGYPPVEYESMWGIQRGADVYQLDNTPYYLYGVSKGDWVLTRAEAHERIATGVVRQSGHSTLRVFAERESERSGIVQHLRSLGASCTVTRGLSLFTVDIVPEVSFCAIDQYLASITDDQHVAYEDACLQHEAIEPARLSECSSLASLECVTWRDH
- a CDS encoding DUF4265 domain-containing protein, which encodes MDDEHQEISIRVVAGQNSRGPVYEPLHVRRIDEDSYEILYSPGLALNLAKGDIISIKDPQAPAVVLKRGGNFCIHIYSDHIPEEHIMALAADVASELGGMLDGRYKGNLTLSVPARNGMDNIALFFNRFRETTGSEWYYANIYKNLDDTDDETLLDWWLAL
- a CDS encoding response regulator transcription factor; the protein is MRVAILDDEPAELARVEQTLREIPGPGEQPWTLHSFERGEDLLRQLRRETFDLLILDWQVPDLSGLSLLRWTREHMDSPPAAIMLTSRDAESDIVQALNTGADDYLSKPFRPNELKARVNAVLRRHGLQRNHSEEVQSFNDLSFDDAELTVTRAGAPISLTEREYRLARCLFANLGRPLSREYLYERFWTHEEIVSSRPLDTHIYRLRNKLGLTADRGWQLLTIYGYGYRLESVASPEEQGS
- a CDS encoding FecR domain-containing protein; translated protein: MNDLCPFPSTGRPQVARVALLLAGLILPLCAAQAAAPRLPYIDDNQQCRGQPLPATVEHLTGEAWKLDAKGREVLLQEGMSIDEKEGVRTSPSAFVSLSLGDGSRVVLPSSSQVTLQLNNQYAIPQVVLEQGQIESYVIKRTSDHDRFQIVTPVGVLGVRGTHFRVRNDDQQSLVEVLNGQVAVNREEDAPQPAPRRTRQRPVDKPAGPVPGEVQVMARQGLRIQKQGELKPVELLAAPRLLGQAGQTGALPVWQLILQPLPGASRYRAQVATDKDFLNIKQEQFSSTPQVNFTGLQAFFYHVRLSAFDEHGLEGETGVYDIFYYPRTTRVE